The DNA region CTATCTCAGTATGGATTTACTGTGCAAATTGGCGCGCATCAGCTACTGCGCAGCCTGTCTGTTATTGATCAGGCAATATCGCAATCGTTTAAAGATTACCCACTCCAATATCGAGCGGGTGGATATTCGCTGGCTGATATCCCTGGTGATTGGCTTTCTGGTTATCGCCATCATGGAGGCGGGTTTGGCATTTGCCAAAATCCTCCATTTGTTTGTTCCATTCCACCCACATTGGTTTGAAGTTATCGGCTTGACCGGTTACTACGTGGTGTTTGTCCTGGTGTTGGCGCTGGTATTTACCAGCATCCGCTATTTTTCCGGCTTTATTGCCATTGCGCAGAGGGAGGCGCACCGGCAAATTCCCGAGGAAAATTTATTCAACCGCCATTTCATCGACAATATCGACACGACCATGCGTGCGCACAAACCCTATCTGCAACCGGATCTAACCCTGGATATGCTGGCCGAAACCCTGGAGATACCGGCGCGCGACCTGTCGCTGATTTTCAGCCGCCATTTCGACAGCAATTTCTACGAGTTTGTGAATCGCTACCGCATTGAGGAGGCCAAACGCATGCTGGCCGACCCAAAACATAAAGGCAAAACCATCACCCATATCTACCTGGATGCCGGCTTTAACAGCAAATCGGTATTCAACACCCTGTTTAAAAAATACCTGGGCCAGACGCCCTCGGAATACCGCCTGGCGCAGCTGCGTCACGCGTAAAAAATAAAAAAAGCCGCGGCAAGATTGCACGCGGCTTGCGCTTAACGGCTTAACAATTTATCAGTAGATCTCAAACTCCCACAGCGAAATGCCATAGCCACCGGCGCGGGTCACGCCCAGGATACGCACATAGCGGCCACTGGCCGAGAGCGAATGGACATCCACACCGCCGTCGCTGTCGGCTTCCGTCACCAGCGTAGACCAGTTGGTCGCATCGTTGGAAACCTGGATATGGTAGGACTTGGCATAGGCATCCTCCCACACCAGG from Cellvibrio japonicus Ueda107 includes:
- a CDS encoding AraC family transcriptional regulator translates to MNETIFNIHDLVLMMTAIQCACFVILILVTNPRTNNSNYFLAAFLLTHVFIPMHELVLWGADFKMIALDHYPRLFMWMGFGYYLDAALLYFYIKSLVYQDFQLRWRDSLHLIPLAVFALFLTFTFYNHSLAERIILIDDDIYMYSPGYLSMDLLCKLARISYCAACLLLIRQYRNRLKITHSNIERVDIRWLISLVIGFLVIAIMEAGLAFAKILHLFVPFHPHWFEVIGLTGYYVVFVLVLALVFTSIRYFSGFIAIAQREAHRQIPEENLFNRHFIDNIDTTMRAHKPYLQPDLTLDMLAETLEIPARDLSLIFSRHFDSNFYEFVNRYRIEEAKRMLADPKHKGKTITHIYLDAGFNSKSVFNTLFKKYLGQTPSEYRLAQLRHA